The Streptococcus oralis Uo5 genome includes a window with the following:
- the galU gene encoding UTP--glucose-1-phosphate uridylyltransferase GalU translates to MKQKVRKAVIPAAGLGTRFLPATKALAKEMLPIVDKPTIQFIVEEALKSGIEDILVVTGKSKRSIEDHFDSNFELEYNLKEKGKTDLLKLVDETTGMRLHFIRQTHPRGLGDAVLQAKAFVGNEPFVVMLGDDLMDITDEKAVPLTKQLMDDYERTHASTIAVMPVPHDEVSAYGVIAPQGEGKDGLYSVETFVEKPAPEDAPSDLAIIGRYLLTPEIFQILENQTPGAGNEIQLTDAIDTLNKTQRVFAREFKGARYDVGDKFGFMKTSIDYALKHPQVKDDLKDYLIQLGKELAEGE, encoded by the coding sequence ATGAAACAAAAAGTCAGAAAAGCAGTCATCCCAGCCGCTGGATTGGGAACACGCTTCCTCCCAGCAACTAAGGCCTTGGCCAAGGAAATGTTGCCAATCGTAGACAAGCCCACTATCCAGTTTATCGTTGAAGAAGCCCTCAAGTCTGGAATCGAAGACATTTTGGTTGTTACGGGTAAGTCAAAACGTTCTATTGAGGACCACTTCGACTCAAACTTCGAATTGGAATATAACCTCAAAGAAAAAGGGAAAACAGATCTTTTGAAGCTGGTTGATGAGACAACTGGCATGCGCCTGCATTTTATCCGTCAAACACATCCACGTGGTCTCGGAGATGCTGTTTTGCAAGCCAAGGCTTTCGTTGGAAATGAACCTTTTGTCGTTATGCTTGGTGATGACTTGATGGATATCACAGACGAAAAGGCTGTTCCACTTACCAAACAACTCATGGATGACTACGAGCGTACCCACGCGTCTACTATCGCTGTCATGCCAGTCCCTCACGACGAAGTCTCTGCTTACGGGGTTATTGCTCCGCAAGGCGAAGGAAAAGACGGTCTTTACAGCGTTGAAACCTTCGTTGAAAAACCAGCGCCAGAGGATGCTCCTAGCGACCTTGCTATTATCGGACGCTACCTCCTCACTCCTGAAATTTTCCAAATCCTTGAGAACCAGACTCCAGGTGCAGGAAATGAAATTCAGCTGACAGATGCAATCGATACCCTCAATAAAACACAACGTGTATTTGCTCGTGAGTTCAAAGGGGCTCGTTACGATGTCGGAGACAAGTTTGGCTTTATGAAAACATCCATCGACTACGCTCTCAAACACCCACAAGTCAAAGATGACTTGAAAGACTACCTCATCCAACTCGGGAAAGAGTTAGCTGAGGGGGAATAG
- a CDS encoding NAD(P)H-dependent glycerol-3-phosphate dehydrogenase: MKKQTIAVLGPGSWGTALSQVLNDNGHEVRIWGNISDQIDEINNQHTNKRYFKDILLDEKIKAYHDLEETLKDVDAVLFVVPTKVTRLVAQQIAKVLDHKVVIMHASKGLEPDSHKRLSTILEEEIPVDLRSEVVVVSGPSHAEETIVRDITLITAASKDLETAQYVQNLFSNHYFRLYTNTDVIGVETAGALKNIIAVGAGALHGLGFGDNAKAAIIARGLAEITRLGVALGANPLTYSGLSGVGDLIVTGTSIHSRNWRAGDALGRGESLADIEANMGMVIEGISTTRAAYELAQELGVYMPITQAIYRVIYEGVNIKEAITDIMNNEFKAENEWS, encoded by the coding sequence ATGAAGAAACAAACCATCGCTGTCTTGGGTCCTGGTTCTTGGGGAACTGCCCTTTCGCAGGTCCTAAACGACAATGGACACGAAGTTCGAATTTGGGGAAATATTTCTGACCAAATTGATGAAATCAATAACCAACATACAAACAAACGCTATTTCAAAGATATCCTACTCGACGAAAAAATCAAAGCCTATCATGACTTAGAAGAAACACTAAAGGATGTGGATGCTGTTTTATTTGTAGTCCCAACAAAAGTAACGAGACTGGTTGCCCAACAAATAGCAAAGGTGCTCGATCACAAGGTTGTCATCATGCATGCCTCCAAAGGATTGGAACCAGATAGCCACAAACGTCTATCAACCATTCTTGAAGAGGAAATTCCAGTCGATCTCCGTAGTGAAGTCGTCGTTGTTTCAGGACCTAGCCACGCTGAGGAAACGATTGTACGCGATATTACCTTGATTACCGCAGCCTCCAAAGATCTTGAAACTGCCCAGTATGTCCAAAATCTCTTTAGCAATCACTACTTCCGCCTCTATACCAATACGGATGTTATAGGTGTTGAAACCGCTGGTGCTCTTAAAAACATCATTGCAGTTGGTGCAGGAGCATTGCATGGTCTAGGATTTGGCGACAATGCCAAGGCAGCCATCATCGCTCGAGGATTAGCAGAAATCACCCGACTAGGGGTCGCTCTTGGAGCAAATCCTCTGACTTACAGCGGTCTTTCTGGAGTCGGTGATTTGATCGTAACTGGTACATCAATCCACTCTCGTAACTGGAGAGCTGGTGACGCTCTTGGTCGTGGAGAATCCTTGGCAGACATCGAAGCCAACATGGGCATGGTCATTGAAGGAATTTCAACAACTCGAGCAGCTTACGAACTGGCTCAGGAATTGGGTGTCTACATGCCAATCACACAGGCTATTTACCGAGTTATCTACGAAGGTGTCAATATCAAAGAAGCAATCACTGACATCATGAACAATGAATTTAAAGCAGAAAACGAATGGTCGTAG
- a CDS encoding ABC transporter ATP-binding protein, with translation MLIKKIKTYKWQALASLMMTGLMVASSLLQPRYLQEVLEALLAGQNEAIYSIGAWLIGVALVGLVAGGVNVTLAAYIAQGVSSDLREDAFRKIQTFSYANIEQFNAGNLVVRMTNDINQIQNVVMMAFQILFRLPLLFIGSFILAVHTLPSLWWVIVLMVLLIFALTAIMMGMMGPRFAKFQTLLERINAIAKENLRGVRVVKSFVQEKAQFDKFTEVSDELLGQNLYIGYAFSVIEPVMMLVGYGAVFLSIWLVAGMAQSDPSVVGSIASFINYLSQIIFTIIMVGFLGNSVSRAMISLRRIREILDTEPAMTFKDLPDEELEGSLSFENVTFTYPNDDEPMLKNVTFEIAPGQMVGVVGATGAGKSTLAQLIPRLFDPQEGSIKIGGKDIRDVSEGTLRKTVSIVLQRAILFSGTIADNLRQGKGNASVSEMERAARIAQASEFIGRMENKFESQVEERGTNFSGGQKQRMSIARGIVSNPRILIFDDSTSALDAKSERLVQEALNKDLKGTTTIIIAQKISSVVHADKILVLDQGRLIGEGRHADLVASNAVYREIYETQKGKEE, from the coding sequence ATGCTCATTAAAAAAATAAAAACCTATAAATGGCAGGCCTTGGCATCCCTAATGATGACAGGCTTGATGGTTGCGAGCTCACTCTTGCAACCGCGCTATCTGCAAGAGGTGTTAGAGGCTTTGTTGGCTGGTCAAAATGAGGCTATTTATAGTATTGGCGCTTGGCTGATAGGAGTAGCCCTAGTCGGTCTGGTGGCAGGTGGGGTCAATGTGACACTTGCAGCCTATATTGCCCAAGGAGTGTCTTCGGACCTTCGTGAAGACGCTTTTCGCAAGATCCAGACCTTTTCTTATGCCAATATCGAGCAGTTTAATGCCGGCAACCTTGTCGTCCGAATGACCAATGATATCAACCAAATTCAGAATGTGGTGATGATGGCTTTTCAAATTCTCTTCCGTCTCCCTCTTCTCTTTATCGGTTCCTTTATCTTGGCGGTTCACACTCTTCCGTCACTTTGGTGGGTGATTGTCCTCATGGTGCTCCTAATCTTTGCACTAACAGCCATCATGATGGGGATGATGGGGCCACGATTTGCTAAGTTTCAAACCCTTCTTGAACGGATCAATGCTATCGCCAAAGAAAATCTACGTGGAGTGCGCGTGGTCAAATCCTTTGTACAAGAAAAAGCACAATTTGACAAATTTACCGAGGTTTCTGATGAACTTCTCGGACAAAATCTTTATATCGGTTATGCCTTTTCAGTTATAGAACCTGTTATGATGCTAGTCGGCTATGGAGCGGTCTTCCTCTCTATCTGGTTGGTGGCTGGAATGGCTCAGTCAGATCCGTCTGTAGTGGGCTCGATTGCTTCCTTTATCAACTATCTCAGCCAGATTATCTTTACTATTATCATGGTTGGGTTTTTAGGAAATTCTGTCAGCCGTGCCATGATTTCCTTGCGTCGTATCCGCGAGATTCTAGATACCGAGCCAGCGATGACCTTTAAAGATCTCCCAGATGAAGAGTTAGAAGGAAGTCTCTCTTTTGAAAATGTGACCTTCACCTATCCCAATGACGATGAGCCTATGCTGAAGAATGTAACCTTTGAAATTGCGCCTGGTCAGATGGTCGGTGTGGTTGGGGCGACTGGAGCAGGGAAGTCCACCCTAGCTCAGTTAATTCCACGACTTTTTGATCCACAGGAGGGATCTATCAAGATTGGTGGCAAGGATATTCGAGACGTCAGCGAGGGAACCTTGCGTAAAACAGTTTCCATCGTCTTGCAACGTGCTATTCTCTTTAGCGGGACCATTGCAGATAATCTTCGTCAAGGAAAAGGCAATGCCAGCGTGTCAGAAATGGAACGTGCAGCACGAATTGCTCAAGCCAGTGAATTTATCGGACGTATGGAAAACAAATTTGAGAGTCAGGTCGAAGAACGAGGCACCAATTTTTCTGGTGGACAAAAACAACGGATGTCCATTGCCCGTGGGATTGTCAGCAATCCCCGTATCCTGATTTTTGACGATTCGACTTCGGCCCTAGATGCCAAGTCAGAAAGACTCGTACAGGAGGCTTTGAACAAAGATCTGAAAGGGACGACAACCATTATCATCGCTCAAAAGATTAGCTCAGTCGTCCATGCAGACAAGATTTTGGTCTTGGATCAAGGGCGATTGATTGGAGAAGGAAGGCATGCGGACTTGGTAGCTAGCAATGCCGTCTACCGTGAAATCTACGAAACACAAAAGGGAAAGGAGGAATAA
- a CDS encoding ABC transporter ATP-binding protein, whose translation MKTVRFFWNYFKVYKLSFVIVILMVAIATIAQALFPVFSGQAVTELANLVLAYQNGTSELAWQSLSALMLNLALVVLALVVSSLIYMTLMTRVIAESTNEMRKGLFGKLSRLTVSFFDRHQDGDILSRFTSDLDNILQAFNESLVQVMSNIALYIGLIFVMFSRNVTLALITVASTPVAFLMLVFIVKMARKYTNLQQKEVGKLNAYMDESISGQKAVIVQGIQDDIVAGFVEQNERVRKATFKGRMFSGILFPVMNGMSLVNTAIVIFAGSAVLLKDPSIETTTALGLIVMFTQFSQQYYQPIIQVAASWGSLQLAFTGADRIQEMFDAEEEIRPQNAPAFTELREGVEISHIDFSYVPDKPILKDVSISAPKGQMIAVVGPTGSGKTTIMNLINRFYDVDAGSISFDGKDIRDYDLDSLRSKVGIVLQDSVLFSGTIRDNIRFGVPDASQEMVEAAAKATHIHDYIESLPDKYDTLIDDEQNIFSTGQKQLISIARTLMTDPQVLILDEATSNVDTVTESRIQHAMEAVVAGRTSFVIAHRLKTILNADQIIVLKDGEVIERGNHHELLKLGGFYSELYHNQFVFE comes from the coding sequence ATGAAAACAGTTCGATTTTTCTGGAATTATTTTAAAGTCTACAAGCTCTCCTTTGTCATTGTGATTCTGATGGTTGCGATTGCGACAATTGCCCAAGCCCTCTTTCCAGTTTTTTCAGGTCAAGCAGTCACAGAGCTAGCTAACCTAGTTCTAGCTTATCAAAATGGGACTTCCGAACTAGCCTGGCAGAGTTTGTCAGCTCTGATGCTGAATCTAGCTCTGGTTGTCCTCGCCTTAGTGGTATCTAGTTTGATTTACATGACCTTGATGACCCGTGTGATTGCTGAGTCAACAAATGAGATGCGTAAGGGCCTCTTTGGCAAACTTTCTCGTTTAACGGTTTCTTTCTTTGACCGCCATCAGGATGGCGATATCCTCTCTCGCTTTACGAGTGACTTGGACAACATCCTTCAAGCCTTCAATGAAAGCCTAGTTCAGGTCATGAGCAATATTGCTCTTTACATCGGTTTGATCTTTGTCATGTTTTCAAGAAATGTGACACTAGCCCTGATAACAGTAGCTAGCACCCCAGTAGCCTTTCTCATGTTGGTCTTCATCGTGAAAATGGCCCGCAAGTACACCAATCTCCAGCAAAAAGAGGTAGGGAAACTCAACGCCTACATGGATGAGAGTATTTCTGGACAGAAAGCTGTTATTGTACAAGGAATTCAAGATGACATCGTAGCAGGCTTTGTGGAGCAAAATGAGCGTGTGCGCAAGGCAACCTTTAAAGGGAGAATGTTCTCAGGTATCCTCTTTCCAGTTATGAATGGGATGAGCTTGGTCAATACGGCCATCGTTATTTTTGCAGGTTCTGCGGTCTTGCTGAAGGATCCAAGTATCGAAACAACGACAGCCCTAGGCTTGATTGTCATGTTTACCCAATTTTCTCAGCAGTACTACCAGCCGATTATCCAGGTGGCTGCGAGTTGGGGGAGCCTCCAATTGGCCTTTACTGGAGCGGATCGTATCCAAGAAATGTTTGATGCAGAAGAAGAGATTCGTCCGCAAAATGCACCTGCCTTTACGGAATTGCGAGAAGGTGTTGAAATCAGTCACATTGATTTCTCTTATGTGCCAGACAAGCCGATTTTAAAAGATGTCAGCATTTCAGCTCCTAAGGGGCAGATGATAGCGGTTGTCGGTCCGACTGGTTCGGGGAAAACAACCATCATGAACCTCATCAATCGTTTCTACGATGTAGATGCAGGTAGCATTTCCTTTGATGGAAAAGACATCCGTGACTATGACTTGGATAGCCTGCGGAGCAAGGTCGGGATTGTCCTGCAGGATTCGGTCTTGTTTAGTGGAACAATCCGAGACAATATCCGCTTTGGTGTGCCAGATGCCAGTCAGGAAATGGTCGAAGCAGCTGCCAAGGCAACTCATATTCATGACTACATCGAAAGCTTGCCTGATAAGTATGATACCCTTATTGATGATGAGCAAAATATCTTCTCGACTGGGCAGAAACAATTGATTTCCATTGCTCGAACCTTGATGACAGATCCTCAAGTCCTAATCTTAGATGAAGCGACTTCCAATGTCGATACCGTAACAGAAAGCAGGATTCAACATGCCATGGAGGCAGTAGTAGCAGGTCGAACCAGTTTTGTCATTGCCCATCGTCTCAAGACCATCCTCAATGCCGATCAGATTATTGTCCTCAAAGATGGAGAGGTCATTGAACGTGGAAATCATCACGAGTTGCTCAAACTCGGCGGTTTCTACTCAGAACTCTATCACAATCAATTTGTCTTTGAATAA
- a CDS encoding gamma-glutamyl-gamma-aminobutyrate hydrolase family protein — translation MARTVVGVAANLCPVDAEGKNIHSSVSCKFAESIRQVGGLPLVIPVGDESIVRDYVEMIDKLILTGGQNVHPQFYGEKKTIESDDYNLVRDEFELALLKEALRQDKPILAICRGVQLVNVAFGGTLHQEIEGHWQGLPFGTSHSIETVEGSVVAKLFGKESQVNSVHRQSIKDLAPNFRVTAVDPRDQTIEAIESIDEHRIIGLQWHPEFLVNEEDGNLELFEYLLNEL, via the coding sequence ATGGCTAGAACGGTTGTAGGAGTTGCTGCAAACCTATGTCCTGTAGATGCAGAAGGGAAAAACATCCACTCATCTGTATCCTGTAAATTTGCAGAGAGCATTCGTCAAGTCGGTGGTCTTCCTTTAGTGATTCCTGTAGGGGATGAGTCCATTGTTCGCGATTATGTGGAAATGATCGACAAACTCATCTTGACAGGTGGGCAAAATGTCCATCCTCAGTTTTATGGGGAGAAAAAAACCATCGAGAGCGATGATTACAACCTAGTGCGTGATGAGTTTGAGCTGGCACTCTTGAAAGAAGCTCTTCGCCAGGATAAGCCCATTTTAGCAATCTGCCGTGGTGTTCAGCTTGTCAATGTTGCTTTTGGTGGCACTCTCCACCAAGAAATTGAAGGTCACTGGCAAGGCTTGCCTTTTGGAACCTCTCATTCTATTGAGACAGTAGAAGGAAGCGTGGTGGCTAAGTTATTTGGCAAAGAAAGTCAGGTCAATTCAGTCCATCGTCAAAGCATCAAAGACCTGGCGCCTAATTTCCGTGTGACAGCGGTGGATCCTCGAGACCAGACTATCGAAGCGATTGAGTCTATCGACGAGCACCGTATCATCGGTTTGCAGTGGCATCCAGAGTTTCTGGTCAATGAAGAAGACGGCAATTTAGAACTATTTGAGTATTTATTAAATGAATTGTAA
- a CDS encoding glucose-6-phosphate isomerase, with protein sequence MSHIKFDYSKVLDKFVAPHEVEYMQAQVTAADELIRKGTGAGSDFLGWLDLPENYDREEFDRILKAAEQIKSDSDVLVVIGIGGSYLGAKAAIDFLNHHFANLQTKEERKAPQILYAGNSISSTYLADLVEYVADKDFSVNVISKSGTTTEPAIAFRVFKELLVKKYGQEEANKRIYATTDRQKGAVKVEADANGWETFVVPDDIGGRFSVLTAVGLLPIAASGADIKALMEGANAARKDYTSDKIAENEAYQYAAVRNILYRKGYATEILVNYEPSLQYFSEWWKQLAGESEGKDQKGIYPTSANFSTDLHSLGQFIQEGTRIMFETVVRVDKPRKNVIIPTLEEDLDGLGYLQGKDVDFVNKKATDGVLLAHTDGDVPNMYVTLPEQDAFTLGYTIYFFELAIALSGYLNAINPFDQPGVEAYKRNMFALLGKPGFEELSKELNARL encoded by the coding sequence ATGTCACATATTAAATTTGATTATTCAAAAGTTTTAGACAAATTTGTTGCCCCACATGAAGTGGAATACATGCAAGCGCAAGTAACAGCTGCAGACGAATTGATTCGCAAAGGAACTGGTGCTGGTAGTGACTTTTTGGGTTGGTTGGACCTTCCTGAAAACTACGACCGCGAAGAATTCGACCGCATCTTGAAAGCTGCTGAGCAAATCAAATCAGACAGCGATGTCTTGGTTGTAATTGGTATCGGTGGATCTTACCTTGGTGCCAAAGCAGCTATCGACTTCTTGAACCACCACTTTGCGAATTTGCAAACAAAAGAAGAACGCAAAGCTCCACAAATCCTTTACGCAGGAAACTCAATCTCATCTACTTACCTTGCTGACTTGGTAGAGTACGTAGCTGACAAAGACTTCTCAGTAAACGTGATTTCTAAATCAGGTACAACAACAGAACCAGCTATCGCTTTCCGTGTCTTCAAAGAACTTTTGGTTAAGAAATACGGACAAGAAGAAGCTAACAAACGTATCTATGCAACAACTGACCGCCAAAAAGGTGCTGTTAAGGTTGAAGCAGATGCCAACGGTTGGGAAACATTCGTGGTTCCAGATGACATCGGTGGACGCTTCTCAGTATTGACAGCAGTTGGTTTGCTTCCAATCGCAGCATCAGGTGCAGACATCAAAGCCCTTATGGAAGGTGCGAACGCAGCTCGTAAAGACTACACTTCAGACAAGATTGCTGAAAATGAAGCTTACCAATACGCAGCAGTTCGTAACATCCTTTACCGTAAAGGCTACGCTACTGAAATCTTGGTAAACTACGAACCATCACTTCAATACTTCTCAGAATGGTGGAAACAATTGGCTGGTGAGTCAGAAGGGAAAGACCAAAAAGGAATTTACCCAACTTCAGCAAACTTCTCAACTGACTTGCACTCATTGGGTCAATTTATCCAAGAAGGAACTCGTATCATGTTTGAAACAGTTGTTCGTGTTGACAAACCGCGTAAGAACGTGATCATTCCTACTTTGGAAGAAGACCTTGACGGACTTGGTTACCTTCAAGGAAAAGACGTTGACTTTGTAAACAAAAAAGCAACTGACGGTGTTCTTCTTGCCCACACAGACGGTGATGTGCCAAACATGTACGTAACTCTTCCAGAGCAAGACGCTTTCACTCTTGGTTACACTATCTACTTCTTCGAATTGGCAATTGCCCTTTCAGGTTACTTGAATGCCATCAACCCATTTGACCAACCAGGTGTCGAAGCCTACAAACGCAACATGTTTGCCCTTCTTGGAAAACCAGGGTTTGAAGAATTGAGCAAAGAGCTTAACGCACGTCTATAA
- the gltX gene encoding glutamate--tRNA ligase, with protein MSKDIRVRYAPSPTGLLHIGNARTALFNYLYARHHGGTFIIRIEDTDRKRHVEDGERSQLENLRWLGIDWDESPETHSNYRQSERLDLYQKYIDQLLAEGKAYKSYVTEEELAAERERQEAAGETPRYINEYLGMSEEEKVAYIAEREAAGIIPTVRLAVNESGIYQWHDMVKGDIEFEGGNIGGDWVIQKKDGYPTYNFAVVIDDHDMQISHVIRGDDHIANTPKQLMVYEALGWEAPEFGHMTLIINSETGKKLSKRDTNTLQFIEDYRKKGYLPEAVFNFIALLGWNPGGEDEIFSREELIKLFDENRLSKSPAAFDQKKLDWMSNDYIKRADLATIFEMAKPYLEEAGRLTDKSEKMVELYKPQMKSVDEIVPLTDLFFSDFPELTDAEREVMAGETVPVVLEAFKAKLEAMTDEEFVTENIFPQIKAVQKETGIKGKNLFMPIRIAVSGEMHGPELPDTIFLLGREKSIQHIENMLKEISK; from the coding sequence ATGTCAAAAGATATCCGCGTACGCTACGCACCAAGTCCAACAGGACTACTACACATCGGAAATGCCCGTACAGCATTGTTTAACTACCTTTACGCACGCCATCATGGTGGAACTTTTATCATTCGTATCGAAGATACTGACCGTAAACGCCATGTTGAGGATGGAGAACGTTCACAGCTTGAAAATCTTCGCTGGTTGGGGATTGACTGGGATGAGAGTCCAGAAACTCATTCAAACTATCGCCAGTCTGAGCGTTTGGACTTGTATCAAAAATACATCGACCAATTGCTAGCTGAAGGAAAAGCCTACAAATCTTACGTCACAGAAGAAGAGTTGGCAGCTGAGCGCGAACGCCAAGAAGCAGCTGGCGAAACACCACGTTACATCAATGAATATCTTGGCATGAGCGAAGAAGAAAAAGTAGCTTACATCGCAGAACGTGAAGCAGCTGGTATCATCCCAACTGTTCGTTTGGCTGTCAATGAGTCTGGTATCTACCAATGGCATGATATGGTCAAAGGTGATATCGAGTTTGAAGGTGGCAACATCGGTGGCGACTGGGTTATCCAAAAGAAAGATGGTTACCCAACTTACAACTTTGCTGTTGTTATTGATGACCACGATATGCAAATTTCCCATGTTATCCGCGGTGATGACCATATTGCCAACACCCCAAAACAGCTTATGGTTTATGAGGCTCTTGGTTGGGAAGCGCCAGAGTTCGGTCACATGACTTTGATCATCAACTCTGAAACGGGTAAAAAATTGTCTAAACGGGACACTAACACCCTTCAGTTTATCGAAGACTATCGTAAGAAAGGGTATTTGCCAGAAGCTGTCTTTAACTTTATTGCCCTTCTTGGTTGGAACCCAGGTGGCGAAGACGAAATCTTCTCTCGTGAGGAATTGATTAAACTCTTTGATGAAAATCGTCTCAGCAAGTCACCAGCTGCCTTTGATCAGAAGAAACTAGACTGGATGAGCAACGACTACATCAAGAGAGCAGATCTAGCTACTATCTTTGAGATGGCTAAACCTTACTTAGAAGAAGCAGGGCGTTTGACTGACAAGTCTGAAAAAATGGTAGAACTATACAAACCACAAATGAAATCAGTAGACGAGATTGTTCCACTGACAGACCTTTTCTTCTCAGATTTCCCAGAGTTGACAGACGCTGAGCGCGAGGTCATGGCAGGAGAAACCGTTCCGGTTGTTCTGGAAGCCTTCAAAGCAAAACTAGAAGCAATGACAGATGAAGAATTTGTGACAGAAAACATCTTCCCACAAATCAAAGCAGTTCAAAAAGAAACAGGTATTAAAGGGAAAAACCTCTTCATGCCGATTCGTATTGCTGTATCAGGTGAAATGCATGGACCAGAATTACCAGACACCATTTTCTTACTCGGACGTGAAAAGTCAATCCAGCATATTGAAAACATGCTCAAAGAGATTTCTAAATAA
- a CDS encoding cytidine deaminase family protein has protein sequence MDTWEKMYEEARTLYNPHEVSDFVYANHVVAAVEAEDGQIFTGFCMEGTCGVFHLCAERAALFNMYQFSGQTKVKKILAFRDKPPYGEGSGMPCGACREFLLELNAENKEAEFMMNYETRKTIKVAELIPYWWGEERATNWQDK, from the coding sequence ATGGATACATGGGAAAAAATGTATGAAGAAGCACGAACCTTATACAATCCTCATGAAGTTTCTGACTTTGTTTATGCTAACCATGTTGTTGCTGCAGTAGAAGCAGAAGATGGTCAGATTTTTACAGGATTTTGTATGGAGGGTACTTGTGGCGTTTTTCATCTCTGTGCAGAACGAGCAGCTCTCTTCAATATGTATCAATTTTCAGGACAGACCAAAGTTAAGAAAATCCTCGCCTTTCGAGATAAACCTCCCTACGGTGAAGGATCAGGTATGCCCTGTGGCGCTTGTAGAGAATTTCTCTTAGAATTGAATGCCGAAAACAAAGAAGCAGAGTTCATGATGAACTACGAAACAAGAAAAACAATCAAAGTTGCCGAGTTGATTCCTTACTGGTGGGGAGAGGAACGTGCGACTAATTGGCAAGATAAATAG